The following are from one region of the Salicibibacter kimchii genome:
- a CDS encoding YvrJ family protein: MEEWMSLLFNHGFAAVVAFYLLHRMEKKLDLLINAVCERPTKEE, translated from the coding sequence ATGGAGGAATGGATGTCACTGCTTTTTAATCATGGATTTGCAGCTGTAGTCGCTTTCTACCTGTTGCATCGAATGGAAAAAAAGCTCGACCTATTAATCAACGCTGTTTGTGAACGACCGACAAAAGAGGAATAA
- a CDS encoding DUF2922 domain-containing protein — MTVDLQMRFRNEEGRMSTISVNNPAEDIASSEVEEVMDQILDHNVFFTSGGLLVEKVDARLVSRSVEQMYEA, encoded by the coding sequence ATGACCGTAGATTTGCAAATGAGATTTCGTAATGAAGAAGGACGGATGTCGACAATATCGGTGAACAACCCTGCTGAGGATATTGCCTCTTCCGAAGTGGAAGAAGTAATGGATCAAATCCTTGATCACAATGTATTTTTTACCTCCGGCGGCCTTCTGGTTGAAAAAGTCGACGCAAGGTTAGTTTCACGTTCAGTAGAGCAGATGTACGAGGCTTAA
- a CDS encoding DUF1659 domain-containing protein: MNPETTSLQLVFEDGVDEFGEPVIYSRRFNTINVDASDEDIQVVASALASLSAGELSGVTRRNDYSLLPVEGN; this comes from the coding sequence ATGAACCCGGAAACAACGAGTTTACAACTAGTTTTTGAGGATGGGGTGGACGAATTCGGAGAGCCTGTCATTTACAGCCGGCGCTTTAACACTATCAATGTTGACGCAAGCGACGAGGATATTCAAGTGGTTGCCTCCGCGCTCGCTTCATTGTCCGCCGGCGAGTTAAGTGGGGTTACGCGCAGAAATGACTACAGCCTTCTACCAGTGGAAGGCAATTAA